Genomic DNA from Nonomuraea rubra:
GCGGGACGGTGAAGCTGTCGTCGGTGGCCGAGGTGCGCGAGGTGGCCGGGCCGACGCAGGTGACCAGGATCGACGGCGAACGCTCCGCGACGGTCTCGGCCAAGGCCGCGGACTCGGGCAACCTCGGCGCGGTGACGCAGGAGCTGACCACGAAGCTGGACGGGCTGGCGCTGTCGGCGGGCGCGTCGTACGAGATCGGTGGCGTGTCGGCGGACCAGGCCGACGCGTTCTCCGACCTCGGGATGGCGATGCTCGCGGCGATCGCGATCGTGTTCCTGATCATGGTGGCGACGTTCCGCAGCTTCATCCAGCCGGTGATCCTGCTGGTGTCGATCCCGTTCGCGGCCACCGGCGCGATCGGCCTGCTGGTCGCGACCGACACCGCGCTGGGCGTGCCCGCCCTGATCGGCATGCTGATGCTGATCGGCATCGTGGTGACGAACGCGATCGTGCTGATCGACCTGATCAACCAGTACCGCGAGCAGGGCATGGGCGTGGTCGAGGCGGTGATCGAGGGCGGCCGGCGCAGGCTCCGGCCGATCCTGATGACGGCGGTGGCCACGATCTGCGCGCTGACGCCGATGGCGCTGGGGGTGACCGGCTCGGGCGGGTTCATCTCGCAGCCGCTGGCCATCGTGGTGATCGGCGGCCTGATCTCCTCGACGCTGCTCACCCTGATCCTGGTGCCGACGCTGTACGTGGTGGTCACCAGGAAGCGCGACCGCGGGCCGCGCCACGCGGCCGGGCCGCAGGGCGGCGAGCGGAGCGCCGAGGAGGCCGGGGACCTGGCCGGTCAGCCGGCCTGACGGTGAGACCGCGGCGGACGCCCGGCGGGATCGGCCGATCCCGCCGGGCGTCCGCGCGGTCCGGCCTGATCCTGCGCATTCGACCACGTTCGAAACAGGTGGACGGCACGCGGAGGCCCGCCCGACGATTACTCCACCATCTCGACCGAACGGAGTAGACGTCATGATCAAGGGCACCTTACGAGCAGTCCTCATCTCGGCCCTGGTGATGGCCGGACTCGCGATCACCACCCGGCCGGCCGCGGCAGGGGGCTGTGGCAGCCCGGGCTGCGGCGGCGAAGTGAGCAACAACACCAGCCGGTACATCCAGATAGCGAACTGCTGGTACGAGTCCGACGGATACTGGTACCAGGAAGGTGACCACCTGTCGTGCACAGGGGCTCCCGTACGCATCGGCAACGTGCCCGACGCCCGGATCGGACTGGCCCCGGGCGACTGGTCGAGCGAAGGCCAGTACTCCGCCTACTACGACACCGATGCGGTCAAGTTCCCCGGGGGATGCCGCACCACCTATCACTGGTGGGGAACGCTGCAGTCCGTTGAGGACCGCCGTAACAAGCCCGCCCTCTGGGTCAGGATCTTCGATCCCGAGCACATCTACATCGACAACATCACCTGCCCGTGATCACGATGCCCGTCCAGGAGTCCTCCGAGGACCAGTGGATCGGCTGAAAATACGGTGGCGAAACCACTCGCACCTCGCGACGATGCAGCAAAGGTGAGAACCCGAGCCCGACGGAGCGCGATGTCCGAGCCGACCTTCGACGCCGAGAACCTCTTCGACGACGACTACCTCTACTTCTTCGCCGACCATCTCGACGCCCGCAGCGACGCCGAGGCCGACCTGGTCTGGCGGCTGCTCGATCTGCGGCCCGGCATGGACGTCCTGGATCTGGCCTGTGGCCACGGCCGGATCTCCAACCGGATCGCTCAGCGGGGCTGCCGGGTGACCGGCCTGGACTCCTCGCGGGTGTTCCTGGAGCGGGCCCGTCAGGACGCGGAGGCTCTCGGCGTCGCCGTCGACTACGTCCACGGCGACATGCGGCGGCTCCCATGGACCGGCCGCTTCGACCGCGTCGTCAGCTGGTTCACCGCCTTCGGCTACTTCAGCGACTGCGACAACCAGCGCGTGCTCGCCCAGGCGGCCGCCACGCTCAGGCCGGGCGGTAAAATCGCGATCGACCTGAACAACTACGCCGCCGTCGCCCGCACCTACCAGAGGTCCACGGTGGTCGAGCGAGATGGCGACCTTGTCGTCGACCGGCACCACCTTGACCTGCTGACCAGCAGGAACATCGTCGACCGGACCATCATCCGCGATGGCCGGACCCGGAAGGTGCCGTTCTTCGCGCGGATGTTCACCTTCACCGAGCTGCGCGGCTGGATGCTCGCCGCCGGCTTCACGACCGTCCAGGCCGTCGGCGCGGACGGCGCGGAACTCACGATCGACAGCCGGCGGATGATCGTGGTCGCGGAACGCTGAGCCGTCACCCGCGGCAGGGCGGCCGTCATCGGTCGGTAAAGTGATCACGATGACGGACCCGCGGCTGACCGCCCACCGTGACGTTTCCACGGCCATGGCCCGCTACGACGACCGGGAACTGGCCGGCCTGCTGGAGCGCGAGGCCGTGCCTCTCGGCACCGGCATCGGCGGGTCGTCCGCCCGGCTCGAGATCGGCGGCACCCAGGTCTTCGTCAAACGGGTGGCCCTCACCGAGCCCGAGCTGCGCCACCCGCACTCGACGGCCAACCTGTTCGGGCTGCCGCCCTTCTGCCAGTACGGCATCGGCTCGCCCGGCTTCGGCGCCTGGCGGGAGCTGGCCGCGCACACGATGACCACCGAGTGGGTGCTGACCGGCCGTTTCCCCGGCTTCCCGCTGCTGTATCACTGGCGGGTGCTGCCCAACGCCGAGCCCGCCCCGCTGTACGGGCAGCTGGCCGACCTCGACCGGGCGGTCACGTTCTGGGAGGGCGCGCCCGAGGTGCGCCGCCGCCTCGAGGCGCTGGCAGAGGCTCCGGCGAGCCTGACGCTCTTCCTGGAGTACTTCCCCGCCAGCCTGCACCAGTGGCTGGGCGAGCGGGTGCGCGCGGGCGACGCCGGCCGCGCCTGCGCCCTGGCGGACCGGGGGCTGCGCGAGGCGGTGTCCTTCATGAACGCCGGCGGCCTGCTGCACTTCGACGCGCATTTCGAGAACGTCCTCACCGACGGGCGCCGCCTCTACCTGACCGACTTCGGGCAGGCCGTGTCGGCCCGGTTCGACCTGTCGGAGGAGGAACGGGCCTTCTACCGCCGGCACCTCACCTTCGACCGCACCTACACGCTGGCGTACCTGGTGAACTGGCTGGCCGGCACCTTCCACGGCGCCGACTGGCAGGGGCGCCGCGAGCTGGTGCAGGGATGGGCGGCGGGAGAGCGGCCGGCCGGCGTGCCCGGCGGGGTCGCGGCCCTGCTGTCGCGGCGCAGCCCGCTGGTCACCGTGCTGAACGATTTCTACCACGATCTGCAGAGTGACAGCAGGATGACGCCGTACCCGCTGGAGGAGATCCGCCAGGTCGCCGGACGGCACGACCTGCTCGGCCTCATCGGGTAACGCGGGCCGCGATGCGCGAGCGCGGTGCTCCTGTGGAGTGAGACGCAGCTCACGTACCGTGCTCTTATAGAGGGATGTCAATATAGACAGCAGGCGAATTCGATCGCCGTCTATACCGAGGAGGGGCGTTGGAGCTGCTGGAGATCCTGGAGTGCAGTCCGCCGCTGGCGCGCGAACCCCTGGACGCCGAGCGGGCCGCGGCGCTGTCGCAGGTGTTCAAGGCGCTGGGCGACCCGGTCCGGCTGCGCATCGTCTCGATCGTGGCCAGCCATGCCGGAGGCGAGGTGTGCGTGTGCGACATCACCAGCGCCTTCGAGCTGTCCCAGCCGACCATCAGCCACCACCTCAAGGTGCTCAAGGAGGTCGGCCTGCTCACCTCCGAGCGGCGGGCGTCCTGGGTGTACTACCGGCTGGTGCCCGAGGCGCTCGGCGAGCTGTCGGCCCTGCTGAACGTTCCCGCGACCGTCTAGGAAGATCGATGTCGTCCACTTCGCGGCCCGCTGCGGCCGGAGCCGTGCCGGGAACCGGGAGCGCCTCCGGTGTGATCGCCGCGCTGTCCACCCTGGACCGGTTCCTGCCGGTGTGGATCATCGCGGCGATGGCGGCCGGGCTGCTGCTCGGCCGGCTGGTGCCCGGCCTGAACACCGCGCTGGAAGCGGTGAAGGTCGGTGAGATCTCGCTGCCGATCGCGCTCGGCCTGCTGCTGATGATGTATCCGGTGCTGGCCAAGGTCCGCTACGACCGGCTGGACACCGTCACCGGCGACCGCCGCCTGCTCCTCTCCTCGCTGGTGCTGAACTGGATCGCCGGCCCCGCGCTGATGTTCGCGCTGGCCTGGACCTTCCTGCCCGACCTGCCCGAGTACCGTACCGGGCTGATCATCGTGGGGCTGGCCCGGTGCATCGCCATGGTCCTCATCTGGAACGACCTGGCCTGCGGGGACCGTGAGGCCGCCGCCGTGCTGGTCGCGCTCAACTCCGTCTTCCAGGTAATCGCCTTCGGCGCGCTCGGCTGGTTCTACCTCCAGGTGCTGCCCGGCTGGCTGGGCCTGACGCAGACCGCGCTGGAGGTCTCGGCGTGGGACATCGCCCAGTACGTACTGATCTTCCTGGGCATCCCGCTGCTGGCCGGATACCTGTCGCGCCGGCTCGGCGAGCGGGCCAGAGGGCGGGACTGGTACGAGACCCGGTTCCTGCCGCGCGTGGGCCCGCTGGCCCTGTACGGGCTGCTGTTCACCATCGTGATCCTGTTCGCCCTGCAGGGCGGCACGATCACCTCCCGGCCCGGCGACGTGGCCCGCATCGCGCTGCCGCTGCTGGCCTACTTCGCCCTGATGTGGGGTGGCTCGTTCCTGGCCGGGCGCGCCATCGGCCTGTCGTACGAGCGCACCACCACGCTGGCCTTCACCGCCGCGGGCAACAACTTCGAGCTGGCCATCGCGGTGGCGGTCGGCGTCTTCGGCGTCACCTCGGGCCAGGCGCTGGCCGGGGTGGTCGGCCCGCTCATCGAGGTCCCCGTCCTGGTCGCCCTGGTCTACCTCAGCCTGGCCGGTCGCCGGCTGTTCCGTCCCAAGGAGTACTCGCGTGCCTGAGAGCAAGCCCAGCGTCCTGTTCGTCTGCGTGCACAATGCCGGCCGATCCCAGATGGCCGCCGGCTGGCTGACCCATCTGGCGGGGGACCGCGTCGAGGTGCGCTCCGCCGGCTCGGCGCCCGCCGGACAGGTCAATCCGGTCGCGGTCGAGGCGATGCGGGAGGTGGGCATCGACATCACCGCCGCGCAGCCCAAGGTTCTCACCGCCGACGCGGTCGAGGCCTCCGACGTGGTGGTCACGATGGGCTGCGGGGACGCCTGCCCGGTCTTCCCGGGCAAGCGGTATGAGGACTGGACGCTCGACGACCCGGCAGGCCAGGGCATCGAGTCCGTACGCGTGATCCGCGACGAGATCCGCATCCGGATCGGCACGTTGATCGGCGAGCTCCTGCCCGAGCAGTGAGCATCATCCCCAGGCCCAGCACCGGCGTCCGGCGGGGTTCAGGCCGGGCGATCGGGGCGTACTGATGAGAGGAATGCCAGATCAGGGGTGCGTCGCTACAGGGGACACGCCGGCCGGGGCCAGCTTGCGCAGCAGGTGACGGGCGTCGGCGCCGACACCGCGCAGGCTGTTGGAGGCGGGGGTGCGCTGCCACTCCAGCCCGACAAAGCCCAGGCCGCGATGCGTGCTCGACAGCCCGCCGCGCTGGCGGGGGCGGCCGTCGCCGGTCAGCGCGCCGAGCCGGGCGAGCCAGTCGAGGGCTGGACGGTAGCCGGTGGCCAGGAGGATCACGTCGGCGTGCTCACGATCGCCGCCGGTCCAGATCACCTCATCGCCGTCCAGCCGGGTGAACATCGCCCGGCGCTCCAGCCGCCCCGAGCGCAGCGCCGCCCGGTAGCGGCCGTGATCGAGGACCGGCTGGCTGGGGGGACGCTCCGCGCGGCGCAGCGGCAGCCGGTCGAAGCCGGTCAGGCGGAACCAGTGGTGCACGTCCCGGCCCAGCGGGCGCTGCGGCAGGAACCGGATCGGGGCTCGGCTGGCCAGCGTGACACGGGCATGGTCGGCCAGCTCGTAGGCGATCTGCACCGCCGAGTTGCCCGCGCCCACCACGATCACCCGCCGCCCGGCGACCTGCTGCGGGTGGCGGTAGCCGGCGGCGTGCAGGATCTGCCCGGTGAAGCCGTCCTGGCCGGTCAGGGCGGGCCGGTGGGGGCGGGCGAAGGAGCCGGTCGCGGCGATCAGGCGGGGTGCGGTCAGTTCCCCGCCGCCGGCCAGGCGCACCGCGAAGCCGTCGCCGCCGGCTTCGGTCACCTCGGTGACGCGGGTGCCGGTGCGGATCTCGGCGCCGCGCCCGGCGAGGGCGGCCGCGTACCGCTCCAGGTAGGCCACCACCTCGTCGCGATGCGGGTAACGGTCGCCGTCGCCGCCGAAGGCCAGGCCGGGCAGGCTGCTGTAGCGGGCGGGGGAGAACAGGGTGAGGCTGTCGTAGTAGTGCGGCCAGGACCCGGCCGCCCGGGCGGAGGCCTCCAGCAGCACGGGCCGTAGTCCCTGCTCAAGTGCGGCGTACGCGGCGGCGAGGCCGGACTGTCCGGCTCCGACGATCAGGACGCGGTCGTTGTCGGTGGACATGCCGCAAAACGTACCGTCATTTCATAATATGTCAATAAGTTGATGTGAAGGGTAGGGTGCTGAGCAGGAGGGAGCAGGCATGGCCGAGACCACGACACCACCAGCCGCGACGGCGGATGCGACAGCGGGCGCGACGTGCGCGCCGCAGCTGCCGCAGGCCGCCCAGGACTTCCTCAAGGCGCTGGCCCATCCCGGACGTCAGCAGATCATGCTGCTGTTCGCCCAGGGCGCCGAGCTGTCGGTCAACCAGGTCGCCGAACGCGCCGGCATCAGCCAGTCCGCCGCCTCCCAGCAGCTCGCCCTGCTGCGCCGCGGCGGCATCGTCACCTCCCGCCGGGACGGCAAGGAGGTGCTGTATCGCGGCGACCGCGACGGCGTGGCGCGCACCCTCCGCGATCTGCAGGACTACCTGCGCTTCTGCTGCTGACTGGCTGAGCGCGGGTGGTCAGCTCCGTTCCTGATCCCGCCGCCGGTTCGCACGCCGTACGGCGACGAACACCACTCCCGCCACCGCGAGCACGAAGAGAACCAGGAGAACGAACAGCACACCGAGGATGAGGAGCTCCGGAACACCGATGTTGGGCATACCGCGATCCTAGGCGCGGCGGTGGCGGGCGGGGCGGCCGCGAGCTGGGCCGCGGTGAGTAAGGCGACCGCGGGCGCGAGGAGACGAAGTAAACGCACGATGCCATCCGATGATGGTGAACGTCACATCCCGACGAGATGGTAGCTGGAAATCTACTTTGTAAAGGCACCGGGTGGCTGTGAAATTCGATCCGCCAGCAGAAACCCACCCGCAACGACGGGGGAAGGCGTCAGGTGCCGGGAGGGGTGTGCATACACTTGTCGAACGTGACTTCCAAGCCGCGTATCCCCAATGTCCTGGCCGGCCGCTACGCCTCGGCGGAGCTGGCGCGCCTGTGGTCGCCCGAATACAAGATCATCGCCGAGCGGCGGTTGTGGCTGGCGGTGCTGCGGGCGCAGGCCGAGCTGGGGATCGCGGTGCCCGAGGGGGCGGTCGCCGACTACGAGAAGGTGGTCGAGCGGGTCGATCTGGAGTCGATCGCGGCGCGTGAGCGGGTCACCCGGCACGATGTGAAGGCGCGGATCGAGGAGTTCAACGCGCTGGCCGGGCACGAGCAGGTGCACAAGGGCATGACCTCGCGGGACCTGACCGAGAACGTCGAGCAGCTCCAGGTGCGCGACAGCCTGCTGCTGGTGCGGGACCGGGTGGTGGCGTTGCTGGCGCGGCTGGCGACGCTGGCGGAGGAGCACGAGGCCACGGTCATGGCCGGCCGTTCGCACAACGTGGCCGCGCAGGCCACGACGCTGGGCAAGCGGTTCGCGACGGCGGCCGACGAGCTGCTGGTGGGGTTCCGGCGGCTGGAGGAGCTGATCGCGCGCTATCCGCTGCGGGGCGTCAAGGGCCCGGTGGGCACGGCGCAGGACATGCTCGACCTGCTGGGTGGTGATCGCGGGAAGCTGGCCGAGCTGGAGGGGCGGGTGGCCGCGCATCTGGGGTTCGAGCACCGCTTCACCAGCGTGGGGCAGGTGTATCCGCGGTCGCTGGACTTCGAGGTGGTGACGGCGCTGGTGCAGCTGGCGGCGGCGCCGTCGTCGCTGGCCAAGACGATCCGGCTGATGGCCGGGCACGAGCTGGTGACCGAGGGGTTCAAGGAGGGGCAGGTCGGCTCCTCGGCGATGCCGCACAAGATGAACACCCGTTCCTGCGAGCGGGTGAACGGCCTGGCCGTGGTGCTGCGCGGTTACGCCTCGATGGTGGGCGAGCTGGCGGGCGACCAGTGGAACGAGGGCGACGTGTCCTGCTCGGTGGTGCGGCGGGTGGCGCTGCCGGACGCGTTCTTCGCCTTCGACGGGCTGGTGGAGACGATGCTGACGGTGCTGGACGAGTTCGGGGCGTTCCCGGCGGTGATCGCCGCCGAGCTGGGCCGTTACCTGCCGTTCCTGGCGACGACGAAGATGCTGATGGCGGCGGTGCGGGCCGGGGTGGGCCGCGAGCAGGCGCATGAGCTGATCAAGGAGCACGCGGTGGCGGCGGCGCTGGCGATGCGCTCGCGCGGGGCGGCGAACGAGCTGCTGGACCTGCTGGCCGCCGACGAGCGGTTCCCGCTGGACCGGGCGCGGCTGGAGGGGCTGCTGGCCGACCGGGTGTCGTTCACCGGGGCGGCGGCCGACCAGGTGGAGGCGGTCTCGCAGCAGGTGGGCGAGATCGTGGCGGTCTATCCGGAGGCGGCGGCGTACCGCCCGGGCGCGATTCTGTGATCAGGCGGCTGCGTTCCCTGGATGACGTGCGGGCCGCCTGCGGGGACGACGACCTGGTGATGTGGGCGGCGCAGGAGCTGTCGGGGGGCAGCCGGGCGTGGGCGCTGGGCGAGGCGGTGGTGGCCGGCAGCCCGGGGGTGTCGCGGCATGACCGGTTAGCCGTGTGGGGGCAGGCGGTGGACGCGGTCGCGCTGGTGCGGCATGCGCTGGGTGAGCTGGGGCCGACGTACCGGCCGCTGGGCGAGGTGGAGCTGGTACGGCAGGTGGCCGCGAAGGTGGACGGGGTGCGGAGGCCGCGGAGTTCTCCTGGATGAGCCTGTCCGGTCAGGTGCCGGCGTCCGGTGAGGGGGTGGCGTGGCTGGACGGCGGTGCGGCGGGCGAGGTGGCGGAGCTGCTGGCGGCTGACGCGCCGCACTCGTACGCGGTGCCCGGCGCGGCCGGGGTGGGCCGGTGGGCGGGCGTGCGGGTGGACGGGGTGCTGGCGGCGGTGGCGGCCGAGGCGTGGCCGGCGCCGTCGGTGGGGCTGGTGGCCGGGGTCGCCACGCGGGCGTCCCTGCGCGGGCGGGGGCTGGCCGGGCTGGTGTGCCGGTGGGTGTCGCGGGAGCTGGTGGCCGCCCGCGGGCGGGCGGCGCTGATGGTGGACGATGGCAACGCGGCGGCGATCCGGGTGTATGAGCGGATCGGGTACCGGCGCCGGCGGGTGCTGGCCGCGTACGTGACCTGACGCGGGTGGCCGGCTACTCCGCCCTGGGGCCCTGGGGTGCGGGGACGGAGATGTCCACCGAGGGCCGCAGCTTCGCGGCGGCGGCCAGTGCCTGGTGGACCGGGTGGCCGGTGAAGGCGGCCACGAGGGCGCCGTCGGGGGGTGAGCCGGCGGCGGGGAAGGCGATCTGCTCGTAGGCGGCCTGGAAGCGCGGCCCCCAGCGGCGCGCGCCGAGCCGCGCGGTGCGGGAGCAGTTGTCCACCATGTACGCGACATCCCGGGCATGCATGTACGGCAGCAGCGAGTCGACGGCCTCGATCACCGACTCGTTGACGATCTCCGACCAGGGGTGCCCGCGTTCGGCGAACTCGTCCACCTGGGCCATCATCGTCGCCACGAACAGCCCGGCCGTGAACGGCTCGATGTCCACCACCCGGGCGCCGCGGCGGTCCCGTACCGTCCGGCCTGCCGCCCACATGGGCGAGCCGCTGATGCGGCTCATCGGCCGGTCGGCCAGGCGCCGTTCGGCGAGGATGACGCTGCGCAGTTCGGTGCCGTCGGCGACCTCGTCGTAGATCTCGGCGACGAGTTCCCTGGCGGGGCCGTAGGCGGCGGTGTAGGCGCGGTCGAAGGTGTCGCGGCCGCCGGGGCCGAGCCGGTCGCCGAGCTGGTCGCGGACGGCGGTGAGCCCGGATCGGGAGATGGTCTGCCGGATGGGGCCGGTGAGGGTCTCGCAGGAGCGTTCGTAGGCGGTGGCGGGGTCGTCGCCGGCCAGCCGGTAGTGGCCGTACAGGGCTTCGACGAGGCCGTGGACGGCGCCGAGCAGGATGGCGCGTTCGCCGGCGATGTCGGAGTGGTACTCGCCGGCGAGGGTGGTGCGGAAGGTGTAGGGGGAGCCGAGCGCGACGGACCAGCCGAGGGCGAGGTCGGTGGCGCGGCCGCTGTGGTCGGCGTGGACGGCGAAGCTGGCGTTGATGCCGGCGCCGCCGACGTGGCCGCCCTGCTCGTACAGGCGGCGTACGGAGTCGCCCATGCCCTTGGGGCAGACGGCGATGACGTCGTGGCCGTGGGGGAACGCGCCGCCGGTGGCGCGCAGGTGGCCGAGCAGGAAGCCGTGGGACAGGCCGATGGCGGCGCCGGGCCGCAGCGCGGCGAAGATCTGCTGGTGGCAGGCGGCCAGGGCGGCGTCGGCGATGAGGAGGATGACCAGGTCGGCGGCGGCGGTGACGTCGAGCCAGTCGCCGAGGGTGCCGTCGTCCTCGGTGAAGCCGCAGGCGCGGGCGTCCGGGGCGGAGGCGGAGCCGGGGCGCAGGCCGACCGTGACGCGGATGCCGGTGCCGGCGAGGGAGTCGCGCAGGTTGAGCGCCTGGGCGCGGCCCTGGGGCCCCCAGCCGATGACGCCGATGCGGCGGACGCCGGCGAAGGCGGCGGGCAGCAGGGGGAACAGGTGCCTGCCGCCGGGCAGGACCGTTTCCGTGCCGCCGGGCACGTCGATGGTCTGCAGGGGGAAGACGGCGGAGGTGAAGGAGTTGGCGGGGGCGTTCATGGCGTCAGTTGTAGGATCCGCTGCGATCCCGCGGCAAGCGCAACCTGTGCAGCGGGGCGTTGCAGGATGCGGAACACCTGAGATGGGGCGGCATGGACGAGCATCGCGAGTTGCGGGTTTTCCTGCATCTGGCGCAGACGCTGAGCTTCGGCAGGACGAGCCAGGACTGTCATGTGAGCCCGGCGACGCTGACCAGGCTGGTGCAGCGGCTGGAGGCGCGGCTGGGGCACCGGTTGTTCGATCGGGGGCCGCGCGGGGTGGCGCTGACGGCCGAGGGGCGGCGGTTCCGGGAGTACGCGGTCGCGGCGCTGGACCTGTGGCACGCCTACCGGCAGGGGGAGGTGGATCCGGGGGAGCTGTCGGGGCGGCTGGGGTTGTTCGCGACGGTGACGGCGTGCCAGGCGGTGCTGCCGGATCTGCTGGCGCCGTTCCGGGCGGCGCATCCGCGCATCCGCGTGGATCTGCGGACGGGGGACGCGGCGGCGGCGCTGGCGCGGCTGGATGAGGGGGAGGTGGACGCGGCGGTGGCGGCGATCCCGGGCCGGTTGCCGGCGTCGCTGGTCAGCCGGACGGTGGCGGTGACGGATCTGGTGTTCGTGGCGGGGACGGGCGGGGCGGGGCCAGGGGTGGCGGCGCTGGAGGGGCCGTTCGTGCTGCCGCGGCGCGGGCTGGTGCGGGAGGCGGCCGACCGGTGGTTGCGGGGCCGGCTGCCGTGGCGGCCGGAGGTGGTGTCCGAGCCGGAGGGGCATGAGGCGTTGCTGGCGCTGGTCGCGCTGGGGTACGGGACGGGGATCGTGCCGCGGATGGTGCTGGAGACGAGTGTGATGCGTGATCGGGTGCGGGTGGTGGCGGCCGATCCGGCGCCGGCGCCGCTGGCGGTGGGGTTGTGCGTGCGGCGGGCGGATCTGCGGCGGCCGCTGGTGGCGGCGTTGTGGAGCCTGGCCGACCAGAACATGACGGGCAGAACATGACAGGCCGAACAGGGCGGGCAGAATAAGGCGGAGCGGAGCGTGACGGCAGCGTGGCGGCGTCGTCCGGGCGCGAGTGAGTGCGCCGATCGCGCGGGGCGTTAATTCGGATGAGGTTCCGGCGGCGCTCGTGCAGAGTTGACGGAGTGATGTCCAATTTTGTACCTGGTATCGAGCTGTCCCGCGCCTTCTACGGCGAGGTGGTGGCGCCGCTGGTGTCGGGAGTTGCGCATAGTGCCGCGCTGATCGGGCCGGGGTCGGAGGTGCTGGAGTTCGACACGGCACGTTCGGCGGATCATGACTGGGGGCCGCGGGTGCTGCTGTTCGTGGCGGCGGAGCGGGTGGCCGAGGTGGAGGCGAAGGTGGTGGCGGGGCTGCCGGACCGGTTCGGCGGGTTCCCGACCGTGTTCGCCTATCACGAGCGGGTGCGGCCCGGGGTGACGGTGGTGGATCTGGGCGGGTGGCTGGTGGACCGGCTGGGTTTC
This window encodes:
- the ilvY gene encoding HTH-type transcriptional activator IlvY yields the protein MDEHRELRVFLHLAQTLSFGRTSQDCHVSPATLTRLVQRLEARLGHRLFDRGPRGVALTAEGRRFREYAVAALDLWHAYRQGEVDPGELSGRLGLFATVTACQAVLPDLLAPFRAAHPRIRVDLRTGDAAAALARLDEGEVDAAVAAIPGRLPASLVSRTVAVTDLVFVAGTGGAGPGVAALEGPFVLPRRGLVREAADRWLRGRLPWRPEVVSEPEGHEALLALVALGYGTGIVPRMVLETSVMRDRVRVVAADPAPAPLAVGLCVRRADLRRPLVAALWSLADQNMTGRT